One genomic region from Cucumis melo cultivar AY chromosome 9, USDA_Cmelo_AY_1.0, whole genome shotgun sequence encodes:
- the LOC103482660 gene encoding uncharacterized protein LOC103482660 isoform X2, with protein sequence MKLVWSPETASKAYIDTVQSCDLHQESGVAELISAMAAGWNAQFIVETWSSGGAIATSIGLAVARRHVGGRHVCVVPDERSRGEYSRAMERAGLSPEVIVGEPEEVMEGLVGIDFLVVDSQRRNFSRVLKLANLSSRGAVLICKNANSRSDSSFRWKSVTENGTRRLVRSAFLPVGKGLDIAHVAAAGGNSGSGGGKGKWIKHVDRRSGEEFVIRK encoded by the exons ATGAAGCTCGTTTGGTCCCCTGAGACGGCCTCCAAAGCCTACATCGACACCGTTCAATCT TGTGATCTCCATCAAGAATCCGGCGTTGCCGAACTGATTTCAGCGATGGCGGCGGGATGGAACGCGCAATTCATCGTGGAGACGTGGTCGAGCGGCGGAGCGATTGCCACTAGTATAGGTCTAGCGGTGGCTCGCCGTCACGTCGGAGGGAGACACGTGTGTGTGGTTCCTGATGAGAGATCGAGAGGAGAATATTCGAGAGCGATGGAGAGAGCAGGATTATCGCCGGAAGTGATCGTGGGAGAGCCAGAGGAGGTGATGGAAGGATTAGTAGGTATAGATTTTCTGGTGGTGGATAGTCAGAGGAGGAATTTCAGCCGAGTTTTGAAACTCGCTAATCTGAGTTCTAGAGGCGCGGTTTTGATTTGCAAGAACGCGAACTCGAGAAGCGATTCGAGTTTCAGATGGAAAAGTGTTACCGAGAACGGAACGCGGCGGTTGGTCCGATCGGCGTTCTTGCCGGTGGGGAAGGGTTTGGATATAGCGCACGTGGCGGCTGCCGGAGGTAACTCGGGATCCGGCGGAGGGAAAGGAAAATGGATCAAGCATGTTGATCGACGGTCAGGCGAGGAGTTTGTAATTCGGAAGTGA
- the LOC103482661 gene encoding probable protein S-acyltransferase 14, producing the protein MSWNVFKFCSALRALGSIMILLVLGIIGLSYYALVVVNYGPALFRGGLNSLTALLVLLLFHSLLVMLLWSYFSVVLTNPGFVPPYWRPESDEEKGDADPLMASEYNGPGAGPEQGTMPSDSSNQKVRFCRKCNQFKPPRCHHCSVCGRCVLKMDHHCVWVVNCVGAKNYKYFLLFLFYTFLETTLVTVSLLPYFLAFFSDGDITGTPGSLAAIFITFILNLTFALSVMGFLILHVSLVVANTTTIEAYEKKTTPKWHYDLGRRKNFEQVFGMDKKYWFIPAYSQEDIKRMPNLQGLEYPMRSDLNLLQEL; encoded by the exons ATGTCTTGGAATGTCTTCAAATTCTGCTCGGCACTGCGTGCTTTGGGTTCCATCATGATTCTCTTAGTTCTAGGTATAATTGGTCTCTCCTATTACGCTTTGGTCGTCGTCAACTATGGTCCGGCTCTCTTTCGCGGAGGCCTCAATTCGCTTACCGCTCTCCTAGTCTTGCTCTTGTTTCATTCTTTG CTGGTGATGCTATTATGGAGCTACTTTTCGGTTGTACTAACAAATCCGGGATTTGTTCCCCCTTATTGGAGACCTGAATCGGATGAAGAGAAAGGTGATGCTGATCCCTTAATGGCATCAGAATACAATGGTCCTGGTGCAGGGCCAGAACAAGGTACTATGCCAAGTGATTCTTCAAATCAAAAAGTACGATTTTGTCGCAAGTGCAACCAGTTTAAACCACCTCGTTGCCATCATTGTTCTGTTT GTGGAAGGTGTGTATTGAAAATGGACCATCATTGTGTATGGGTTGTCAATTGTGTCGGAGCGAAGAACTACAAGTACTTCCTGCTTTTTTTG TTTTACACATTTCTTGAAACAACCCTCGTCACTGTGTCATTATTGCCATACTTCTTAGCCTTTTTCTCTGATGGTGATATAACGGGAACACCTGGTAGCCTTGCAGCCATATTTATCACATTTA ttttaaatttaacatTTGCATTGAGTGTTATGGGTTTTCTGATATTGCACGTATCACTAGTAGTAGCCAATACTACCACGATAGAG GCATATGAGAAGAAAACCACTCCGAAATGGCATTATGACCTCGGTCGCAGAAAAAATTTTGAGCAG GTGTTCGGAATGGATAAAAAGTACTGGTTTATCCCTGCATATTCTCAAGAGGACATAAAGCGGATGCCTAATCTCCAAGGCCTCGAGTATCCAATGCGGTCAGACTTGAATCTACTTCAGGAATTGTAA
- the LOC103482660 gene encoding uncharacterized protein LOC103482660 isoform X1 encodes MKLVWSPETASKAYIDTVQSFCVKCDLHQESGVAELISAMAAGWNAQFIVETWSSGGAIATSIGLAVARRHVGGRHVCVVPDERSRGEYSRAMERAGLSPEVIVGEPEEVMEGLVGIDFLVVDSQRRNFSRVLKLANLSSRGAVLICKNANSRSDSSFRWKSVTENGTRRLVRSAFLPVGKGLDIAHVAAAGGNSGSGGGKGKWIKHVDRRSGEEFVIRK; translated from the exons ATGAAGCTCGTTTGGTCCCCTGAGACGGCCTCCAAAGCCTACATCGACACCGTTCAATCT TTTTGTGTAAAGTGTGATCTCCATCAAGAATCCGGCGTTGCCGAACTGATTTCAGCGATGGCGGCGGGATGGAACGCGCAATTCATCGTGGAGACGTGGTCGAGCGGCGGAGCGATTGCCACTAGTATAGGTCTAGCGGTGGCTCGCCGTCACGTCGGAGGGAGACACGTGTGTGTGGTTCCTGATGAGAGATCGAGAGGAGAATATTCGAGAGCGATGGAGAGAGCAGGATTATCGCCGGAAGTGATCGTGGGAGAGCCAGAGGAGGTGATGGAAGGATTAGTAGGTATAGATTTTCTGGTGGTGGATAGTCAGAGGAGGAATTTCAGCCGAGTTTTGAAACTCGCTAATCTGAGTTCTAGAGGCGCGGTTTTGATTTGCAAGAACGCGAACTCGAGAAGCGATTCGAGTTTCAGATGGAAAAGTGTTACCGAGAACGGAACGCGGCGGTTGGTCCGATCGGCGTTCTTGCCGGTGGGGAAGGGTTTGGATATAGCGCACGTGGCGGCTGCCGGAGGTAACTCGGGATCCGGCGGAGGGAAAGGAAAATGGATCAAGCATGTTGATCGACGGTCAGGCGAGGAGTTTGTAATTCGGAAGTGA